A single genomic interval of Granulicella tundricola MP5ACTX9 harbors:
- a CDS encoding helix-turn-helix domain-containing protein: protein MEAIGIKLRAARVQWQLTLREVEERSSRLATQWGNPAYRISASWLDRVERENRGLSATKLIVLASVYGLTAEQMLGLCPDSTVLPMQTEKVSSPNATLLLEEGALEQRAKLWLPDKLVTDAPPASTTLLPTEDGTIPTHYRRGIIGQLDRTLEPMIRAGSIVLIDTQKRAIAGRKEWNHEFDRPIYFLLTRTGYVSGFCELDKESEWLTLIPHALSFETNKRWRYRKEIEVVGTVAGVFSRRFA from the coding sequence ATGGAAGCCATCGGGATCAAGCTTCGTGCGGCGCGGGTGCAGTGGCAGTTGACGCTGCGCGAGGTGGAAGAGCGGAGCTCCCGCCTGGCGACGCAGTGGGGAAACCCGGCGTATCGCATCTCCGCGAGCTGGCTGGACCGGGTTGAACGCGAGAACCGTGGTCTTTCGGCGACGAAGCTGATTGTGCTGGCGTCCGTGTATGGACTGACGGCGGAGCAGATGCTGGGTCTGTGCCCGGATTCGACCGTGCTTCCCATGCAGACGGAGAAGGTTTCCAGCCCGAACGCCACACTGCTCCTGGAAGAAGGGGCCCTGGAGCAGCGAGCGAAGCTGTGGCTGCCGGACAAGCTGGTGACCGACGCTCCGCCGGCGAGCACGACGCTGCTGCCGACCGAGGATGGAACGATTCCGACGCACTATCGGCGCGGGATCATCGGGCAACTGGACCGGACGCTGGAGCCGATGATCCGTGCGGGCTCGATCGTGCTGATCGACACGCAGAAGCGTGCGATCGCGGGGCGCAAGGAGTGGAACCACGAGTTCGACCGCCCGATCTACTTCCTGCTGACGCGGACGGGGTATGTTTCAGGATTCTGCGAGCTGGATAAGGAATCGGAGTGGCTGACGCTGATCCCGCACGCGCTTTCGTTCGAGACGAACAAGCGTTGGCGCTATCGCAAGGAGATTGAGGTGGTGGGGACGGTCGCCGGGGTGTTTTCTCGGCGCTTTGCCTGA